In the genome of Verrucomicrobiota bacterium, one region contains:
- a CDS encoding OmpA family protein — MSTKTYLTVMGLFIGLVLVLGGAGGYYISQGQNEIAIEQSDEKGISSEKFFAMQQLKNELEKKDRQLKDLRRQVSQQEQHFIAQKLKLEESPGHKKLQAILEDFFNDTKFEVYSQGPYLAVRMPHTAFALSSSILSDEAVKSLKTVSEILQKHNEKYFLIVEGHTDNVGFKPGSSISSNRQLGALRAFQVMRALESFQAKPRDMMLASWGEYMPVIDYKSETPEAKNRRIELVFAPRRVVKKIIKTPEIAVSEQG, encoded by the coding sequence ATGAGCACGAAAACGTATTTAACAGTAATGGGTTTGTTTATAGGTCTAGTTTTGGTCTTAGGTGGGGCTGGAGGGTACTATATAAGCCAGGGGCAAAATGAGATAGCTATTGAGCAGAGCGATGAAAAAGGAATATCGAGTGAGAAATTCTTTGCCATGCAACAACTCAAAAATGAATTAGAAAAAAAAGACAGACAATTAAAAGATTTAAGGAGACAAGTTAGTCAGCAAGAACAGCATTTTATAGCTCAAAAGCTCAAATTGGAGGAATCTCCGGGGCACAAAAAACTACAAGCTATCTTGGAAGACTTCTTTAATGACACTAAATTTGAAGTTTACAGTCAAGGCCCCTACTTGGCGGTGAGAATGCCTCATACTGCTTTTGCTCTTTCTTCCTCTATTTTGTCCGACGAAGCAGTAAAGTCGCTAAAGACGGTGAGCGAAATCTTGCAGAAGCATAATGAAAAGTACTTTTTAATCGTAGAGGGGCATACAGATAATGTTGGATTTAAGCCAGGTTCATCCATTAGTTCTAATCGCCAATTGGGAGCACTTCGAGCTTTTCAGGTGATGAGGGCATTAGAAAGCTTCCAGGCTAAGCCAAGAGATATGATGCTGGCCTCTTGGGGGGAGTATATGCCTGTAATCGATTACAAAAGCGAAACGCCTGAAGCCAAAAATAGGCGGATCGAATTAGTTTTTGCTCCAAGACGGGTAGTCAAAAAGATTATTAAAACACCTGAAATTGCGGTTAGTGAGCAAGGCTAA